tttctgaagaccCAAGGTGCCCGTAGAGCGGTTCGTGGCCGGAAGTGGGACTGTAACCGCCCAGTAACAACCGGAAGTCCTTATTTATCCGGCGGTCGGACTTCGGTTGGGATCCTGGCAGCCGGGGTGATCGCTGGACGGAGAGTGCCTGGAGTGACTGACCAAATGCCAAATATCAAAATCTTCGGTGGCAGCTCCCACCAGGACTTATCCCAGAAAATTGCCGACCGCCTGGGCCTGGAGCTAGGCAAGGTGGTGACGAAGAAATTCAGTAACCAGGAGACGTGTGTGGAAATTGGCGAGAGCGTGAGGGGAGAGGATGTCTACATCGTGCAGAGTGGTTGTGGCGAAATCAACGACAGCCTCATGGAGCTTTTGATCATGATTAATGCCTGCAAGATCGCTTCAGCCAGCCGGGTTACCGCCGTCATCCCATGCTTCCCTTATGCCCGGCAGGATAAGAAGGATAAGAGCCGGGCCCCCATATCCGCCAAGCTTGTGGCGAATATGCTGTCTATAGCAGGTGCAGACCATATCATCACCATGGATTTACATGCTTCTCAGATTCAGGGCTTTTTTGATATCCCCGTAGACAATCTGTATGCGGAGCCAGCTGTCCTGAGGTGGATAAGGGAGAACATCTCTGAGTGGAGGAACTGCATTGTTGTCTCACCGGACGCGGGTGGAGCTAAGCGAGTGACCTCCATCGCAGACTGGTTGAACGTGGACTTCGCCTTGATTCACAAAGAACGGAAGAAGGCCAACGAAGTGGACCGCATGGTGCTAGTGGGAGACGTGAGGGATCGTGTGGCTATCCTGGTGGATGACATGGCTGATACCTGTGGCACCATCTGTCACGCAGCTGACAAACTCCTCTCAGCGGGAGCCACCAAAGTTTATGCGATCTTGACTCATGGAATCTTTTCCGGGCCGGCCATTGCTCGCATCAACAGTGCATGCTTTGAAGCAGTGGTAGTCACCAATACCATACCTCAGGAGGATAAGATGAAGCAGTGCCCCAGAATACAGGTGATCGACATCTCCATGATCCTTGCAGAAGCCATCAGGAGAACTCACAATGGGGAATCTGTTTCCTACCTGTTCAGCCATGTCCCTTTATAAcagaattctgttttaaaataaaataagataaaaatcaaaatacaccttgcttcttgtttgtttatttattcccccccccccccccgccttggaATTTTATGGAAAGTTCAGTAGAAGACCCAGCTTGCCCAGGTGTGACTTTCTACCTCCCACATCGGGTATATTAAGGTTTATCTTAAATTGAGAGGAGACAGATTGAGGATAATTGCTGGGATTTTTCTCTCTGGGTTGTCTCATTCTGGCTTCTTTGATTATTTTGTGAACCTTGCAGCTTTAACTACAGTTCAGCTACTGATTTCAGACTTTGAGGGTGTTGTGTGGAGGTGTTTGAAAGTGATTAGGGAGGTTTAGACTACATGTGAATGCTTCAGGATAAATAGCAACTACAGCCAACCTCAACCACCAACCTCACCACTACCCTTTCCTACCATCCtctcctcccttttctcccccctcttCTGAGCTGTTCCCCCTCTCATTTGTCACAAGCTCTTCAAGATGCATGCTAACCCCCTGCAAGCATGCTACAAGAGTAGCAGCTTTCAGTTTGAACAGCCACTGGGTAGGATCATGAGAGGAAGCTGGAAAGTGCAGCCAATGCTtctgaaaaggaaggagaggaatcTGTCACCATCTGTTTGGAGCTTATATATCTCGGATTCTCGAGGGAGAGagtggagagagaatctcaagcagactccctgctgagtgcagagccccctgtggggcttgatctcaggacactgagaccatgacctgagctgaaaccaagagttcaaTGTTCAACTGATctacccaggcaccactgtaCCTATAACTTCTAGTTTTACCTCCAACCACCTTGACCTTTTCCAGGACAAATATCCTGTTGTGTCCAAATGATCCAATCTTCTGGAAAGCAAATCTACTTCCTGCTATGCCATCTCTTAACATTTGCATTAGATATTTTTGCTGTAGCTTAATCTGAGCCTACTAACACCATGATTGTAGATTTTAGGTGATATTATAGTGCTTTTTGATGAAACATTTATCTTTGTCATCCTTCCTTGTATTCAGTTGGCATCTCGGGTGACCTCagataaatttatgtttaaaagttGGTATTGTCCTCCTGTTGGGGAAACTAGTAGAATATCTGCATGTAGgtgaaatatatgtgtatatatatatatatatatatatatacacatctagaCATATCATGAAATTTCTAACTTCCAGGAAAATGCAGATAGGCCTTAAAAGCTGCTGGAAGATAAAAcataaagtgattttaaaagaaCAGTATTCAGAATGCTGTTAGATTTTTTCATTTGATCTCTCAGGCaataagcaaaatggaaaaaatttttgCATTCTGAAGGACATTATTTTCAACCTAGACTTCTTGCCCAACCAAACTATCATTTAATTTTGAAGGCAGAATTAaggcattttaatatattaaaggaCTCTGGAAATTTGTCCCCATAAGTGCTTTCTGAAAATAATCACTTGAGgatactgaaaattaaaaaaatacatatacaactAAGAGGAACACATGAATTAAAAGAGATATTGGTGAAacttacataaaaataagtttttatgaagttattgtgaagattatcatagtaaagataaaattcatataaaaattgaGCCACAGTATAAAgcaaatcattttaaaatctataaataaaattctagatgATATCCAAAAAGCATAGGAGATTACGAGATGTAAGGATTGGTCTAAGTTAATAATTTTATCTAGTTTGGGAAGAAGGTTACTGACACAACTGACATTATAGAAAAAAACtatgttaaaatatgttttctaaaattcaaGGACAAgtaagataaaaatggaaagaattactTGAAAATTcctagacagaaaaaaaatgtgtaatggccacaataatgacaaaatgaacaaagtaaaaaaatccagatgaagacaggaaataaataaggaagaaaacatagcaaatagaaaatacatatacttTAAAGTCAACATATTAACTAAAGTCAATATGTTAAATTaactttatgaaagaaattattaGATTGGGTAGCAAAATTTTCTAATGATAAGCTGTTTACAAAAAGATACACCTAAacaaaaattttgattaaaaaggaatgatgaaaaatatatcaagtcgggcgcctgggtggctcagcgggttaagccgctgccttcggctcaggtcatgatctcagggtcctgggatcgaggcccgcatcgggttttctgctcagcagggagcctgcttccctctctctctctctgcctgcgtctccatctacttgtgatttctctctgtcaaataaataaataaaatctttaaaaaaaaaaaaagaaaaatatatcaagtaAATGCTCACAGAGAGAAACTAGAAGGGATTTTTCAGTCAAAGTAAATGTGGAGAATGTTTTGCTGATTAAACCCCTCCAATAAGTCACAATCATCAAGAATCTTTATGTACCTAACAGCTCAAcattgaaatataaaaagaaaaacaagtgagaGTGTGAGGAAAAATGTATGAACTAcattaacagaaggaaatttcAACAGAACTCTAACTACATATGGAAACTGAACAGATAATTCATAAATTACAGCATGAgtgaaaacatttataatattaaaaatattcataggtCACCAAAAAgtcttcatacatttttaaaagaaatttacataGACCATATACAGTGAAGAGGATTTATTACAATTGTCTTGACAATCTTATGAAAAAATACAACTATCAGTAAAATAGGAATAGAATGAAGCTTGCTTGACCTGATAAAGAAAATCCACTAGAGACTTACAAAGATATAATAAATGATTCCCACTACAATCATTCAGATATCTCAGCCAGtggaataaggcaagaaaaaaaagagagcaatattagaaaaaaaggagTCAAAACTGTACTTAGTTAAAGATGTCATGATTGTCAACAAGAAATCCAACAAtccaaagaaaatttatttgttcCTACAGGAGGTCAGGAGACTGATTACACCTAAGTAATTGCCTCTCCTAAATACcaacaaaacacaattttaaaatataacgtaaaaaaaatattccacaacCTAGAGCAATAAAATCTGCAAAATAACTGGTAAGAAACTCTAACACTTTAGGACTGGTATGAAAAAAGTTTGCTATAGGATATAGTATATTATGAACCTGGAGAGGAAGAACAATATGAGAGTTCCTCAAATCACCTAGTCAGTATAactccaatcaaaatcccaagaggattaaaaaaaaaaacttgacaagTTTTTCTTGAAgttcttttggaaaataaataacaaaaatattcaagatatttttcaaaatgtttttgtattatattaagatattataaagctatagtaattaagaccGTTTTGATGCAGGAATGAACACATAAATCGATATTACAGAATTTAGATTCCTGAAACAGACCTATGTACACTTACAGGAATTTACCATACCCGTACTCTTTTTAATGGAGGGATTGTATTACTGGAAAAAGAAGCATAACTGAATCAATTCTCTAGGAGATTCACTATTGTAAAGTCTCTATGGAGATGCTTTCCTGATATCCTGCCTTGGCAACCACTCCCGCAATCTACTCAGATTCTCTGAAATGGGGATGAGACTCCTGccacaatttttttccttagatatCTTCATATAATTATTGGTCAATCCAAATGATAGTGATGCTTATAATGGGCTCCTTAATGTAAGCTGACACTGGCCAATATCTAACTTCGTGATGATCTTAACTTTTCTGCTTACTTGGTTCTAT
Above is a genomic segment from Mustela nigripes isolate SB6536 chromosome 4, MUSNIG.SB6536, whole genome shotgun sequence containing:
- the PRPS1L1 gene encoding ribose-phosphate pyrophosphokinase 3, with the protein product MPNIKIFGGSSHQDLSQKIADRLGLELGKVVTKKFSNQETCVEIGESVRGEDVYIVQSGCGEINDSLMELLIMINACKIASASRVTAVIPCFPYARQDKKDKSRAPISAKLVANMLSIAGADHIITMDLHASQIQGFFDIPVDNLYAEPAVLRWIRENISEWRNCIVVSPDAGGAKRVTSIADWLNVDFALIHKERKKANEVDRMVLVGDVRDRVAILVDDMADTCGTICHAADKLLSAGATKVYAILTHGIFSGPAIARINSACFEAVVVTNTIPQEDKMKQCPRIQVIDISMILAEAIRRTHNGESVSYLFSHVPL